The sequence below is a genomic window from Ochrobactrum quorumnocens.
AGGATCGTCTGCTGGTTCAGCAAGTGAAAGCCGTCAATGAGGCGCTGACGGCGCGCTTCGGCTACTCCACTTTTACGGATAAAGTGGATGGGGTTGTTCAGCGCAATAGGCTTGAGCGCATGCCGGACGGTCTTACCCCTGAACGTCGAGAGAAACTGACACATCTGTTTGGCGCTGTGCGCCGCTTTGCAGACGAACAGCATATTGCTGAAAGGAAAGACCACAGGAAGTTGGTTGCAGCCGCCAGCGTTGAGCCTGGCAAAGAGAGCACTCTGCGTCTTCCGATGCTTGCAGCCGTGACAGAGTTCAAAACGCGCGCTGAAGACCAGGCTCAAACGAGGGCGCTCGCAGCAAACCATTATAGACACAATCGCGCAGCCCTGGCCCAAACAGCGTCCAGCATCTGGCGTGATCCTGCTGGCGCCGCGAGCACGATTGAGGGTCTGATCCTGAAAGGCATTTCTGGCGAGCGGATCGCTGCGGCTGTGGCAAACCATCCCGAAGCCTACGGCGCGTTGCGCGGTTCTGAGCGCATCATCGACAGACTACTGGCAGGCGGTCGCGAGCGAAAGAACGCCGTTAAGGCCGTTATGGAGGCGGAAAGCCGTATCAGATCGCTGGCAGCGTCCTATGTCACCGCTCTCGATAGCGAGCTCAAGGTCATCGTCGAAGAGCGTCGGCGTATGGGAATTGCAATTCCCGGAATGTCGCCAGCGGCTGAAGATGCGTTGCGTGAGCTTACAGCGGGGATCAAAACGAAGGAGACCAAGCTCGATATTGCCGCACGCTCACTCGATGCCAGAACCTGGCAGGAATTTACCCGGGTAAGCCGGGCGCTCGATCTCAGGTTTGGACGCGATGCGATCTTGCGCGGTGAGAAATCGGTCGTCAACGTCGTACCACCACAGCAGCGCCAAGCATTCGAGGCCATGCAAAAGCGACTTAAAACTTTGCAACAGGTCGTTCGCATGGGAAGTACGGAGCAAATTGTAGCAGAGCGTCAGCGCCGGGTCGTGGAACGTGGTCAGAGTATTCAGCACTGAGTTTTAAGGAGAAAAAACGGCGAACGCCATTAACGGAAAGTATCTCATTGCGGCCAGCCTAAGAAGCCCACTACCGAGATATTTAGCCAAGCGCCTGGCGTTGTGATCGAGGGCCTTAACGCTCCATGCAGTGATCAGGATAGTGCGAAAACGCTACGATTTGCTTCAGAAATAAAGGTGAGGATTTGTTAGTTTGATTGGCCAGTATTTCTTTCGAATGGGGGGAATAACGCGTCTCTCGACGGGGTCCATTCAAGTTGGCCTCCAGGCCCTGTTTTGCATAGGTCGAGCCCTACTTGTAGGAGAGACCAAATCCCATGGAACGTGGCGAGATCAAAGGCTTCCACACGCAGGTGAAGGCCGTTTGCAGTGGGACTGAGGATCGCGCGCCCGTCGCCAAATGTAATCAGCTTATCATGGCCTGAAAAATCGACTGATACAATATACGCGCGGTATTCAAGGCAGAATGTCTTGCCGACTTTCTCAGGGTTGGTGATATCGATGAACGTTTCGGCGGTATAATTGGGAATGTACATGAAATGGGTATACCTCCTCGTTTGTTGGAAAAATTAAGCCTCAACTGCGCTCTAAACTATCTCAGGAAATAAGGGGGGGAAGGGGTATGACTGGCGCAGGCATGAACGCCAACATTCGACCTAGCTTATGGGCTCGGTTGAGTTGATCGTAAACTTGCGGATAGTTAGGCTCGTATGCTCTGCCACAAAGAACAGTTCCTCGTCATCTTGTGTTTCTGTGAAAACCTTCGGTAGCATCAGATCTCAAGATTTGCGGACCACATCAGGGAAAACATGAGTTGTCTGGCGGTTTTCTTTGCCGGCTTGACTTAAAAGGGTGAGGCATGCCGCACATGAGAGATTGTATCCACACATTTCAAATCC
It includes:
- the rctB gene encoding SMa0974 family conjugal transfer regulator; this encodes MYIPNYTAETFIDITNPEKVGKTFCLEYRAYIVSVDFSGHDKLITFGDGRAILSPTANGLHLRVEAFDLATFHGIWSLLQVGLDLCKTGPGGQLEWTPSRDALFPPFERNTGQSN